The Akkermansia muciniphila genome contains a region encoding:
- a CDS encoding 7-carboxy-7-deazaguanine synthase QueE: MLILAQLHGQPEIFHSIQGEGVSQGTPCVFLRLAGCNLACSWCDTAYSWNGTVPGVRITPEKTAELVLRYPCRRLVLTGGEPLLQQKALPSLQRLLPEHAVEMETNGTIMPDAELLERITQFNVSPKLPHSGNDAGRAWKPDVLRRLADTEKAWFKFVVACEEDVKTILWQASRAGIPAERILIMPLAATREELDAMRAPTVEWCLRYGLRFSDRLHIAIWGSKKGV; encoded by the coding sequence ATGCTCATACTGGCCCAGCTTCACGGACAACCGGAAATCTTCCATTCCATCCAGGGGGAAGGCGTTTCCCAGGGAACGCCCTGCGTCTTTCTGCGCCTGGCAGGCTGCAACCTGGCCTGCTCCTGGTGTGATACGGCGTACTCCTGGAACGGAACGGTTCCAGGCGTGCGGATCACACCTGAAAAAACGGCGGAACTGGTCCTCCGTTATCCATGCCGTCGCCTGGTCCTCACGGGAGGGGAACCGCTGCTCCAGCAAAAAGCTCTTCCCTCCCTCCAGCGCCTGCTGCCGGAACATGCCGTGGAAATGGAGACCAACGGCACCATCATGCCGGATGCGGAACTGCTGGAACGCATCACGCAGTTCAACGTGTCTCCCAAGCTTCCCCACTCCGGCAACGATGCCGGGAGGGCCTGGAAACCGGATGTCCTGCGCCGCCTGGCGGACACGGAAAAAGCGTGGTTCAAATTTGTAGTGGCGTGCGAAGAAGACGTGAAGACCATCCTGTGGCAGGCTTCCCGTGCCGGTATTCCCGCGGAACGCATCCTCATCATGCCCCTGGCTGCCACACGGGAGGAACTGGACGCCATGCGGGCGCCAACGGTGGAATGGTGCCTGCGCTACGGCCTGCGCTTTTCAGACCGCCTGCACATCGCCATCTGGGGCAGCAAAAAGGGCGTCTGA
- a CDS encoding 3-phosphoglycerate dehydrogenase family protein, whose translation MNKVLIPTKLSDVAANTLKTAGYEVIQDADTPLEEQAAAHPDTVALIVRSEKVTPEIMDALPSLKLVIRAGAGYDNIDIVYARKKNVDVMNTPGANSNAVAEEVMAMILAYYRHIVQADTTTRAGLWEKKKYMGSELTKKTVGIIGLGNIGRNLVKRLQGFEPTLLGYDHFLARQRALNIGVTPTSIEDIFSQCDIITLHVPGGPSTHNMVNAELLESMKDGAVLINCSRYGVVDEEAVAAVKASGKNIGYLTDVHPKDAAGEKPSAAVADLILPHLGANTQEANTKAAKRAAEQMVAYFSDGDTSCVVNGESPNGLNPAHLQLAFLLAALARNAGGNKPIRRVECTFYGNLRVFRKWFTAPILEGLLPHAEKGLMPAAAEESLREHGIVFKAREPKDDKPYEDSITLDIAMEEDGEYVSTSVRGVVTEGIPMVSRLNNFNGLYADLRGTTLFLHYKDRPGIIATIGSALYSNGINIDNIAAPADHATHEALAVLKTNQPISDELLDKIAGEIGAISAFALNL comes from the coding sequence ATGAACAAGGTTCTTATTCCCACCAAACTCTCCGACGTAGCGGCCAATACGCTTAAAACGGCCGGCTATGAAGTCATCCAGGACGCGGACACGCCTCTGGAAGAACAGGCCGCCGCCCATCCGGACACCGTGGCCCTGATCGTGCGCAGTGAAAAAGTCACTCCGGAAATCATGGACGCCCTGCCGTCCTTGAAACTGGTCATCCGCGCCGGAGCCGGCTATGACAACATTGACATCGTGTACGCCCGCAAGAAAAACGTGGACGTCATGAACACCCCCGGCGCCAATTCCAACGCCGTGGCGGAAGAAGTCATGGCGATGATCCTGGCGTATTACCGCCACATTGTCCAGGCGGACACCACCACCCGCGCCGGCCTGTGGGAAAAGAAGAAGTACATGGGGAGCGAGCTGACCAAGAAGACCGTGGGCATCATCGGGCTGGGGAACATTGGCCGCAACCTGGTCAAACGCCTCCAGGGCTTTGAACCCACCCTGCTTGGCTATGACCACTTCCTGGCCCGCCAGCGCGCCCTGAACATCGGCGTCACGCCCACCAGCATTGAAGACATTTTCTCCCAGTGCGACATCATCACCCTGCACGTTCCGGGCGGCCCCTCCACCCACAACATGGTGAATGCGGAGCTTCTTGAAAGCATGAAGGACGGCGCCGTGCTCATCAACTGTTCCCGTTACGGCGTGGTGGATGAAGAAGCCGTTGCCGCCGTCAAGGCCTCCGGCAAGAACATCGGCTACCTGACGGACGTGCACCCCAAGGACGCCGCAGGGGAGAAGCCCTCCGCCGCCGTGGCGGACCTGATCCTGCCCCACCTGGGCGCCAACACCCAGGAAGCCAACACCAAGGCCGCCAAGCGCGCCGCGGAACAGATGGTGGCCTATTTCTCCGATGGGGACACCTCCTGCGTGGTGAACGGAGAATCCCCCAACGGCCTTAATCCGGCCCATCTCCAGCTTGCCTTCCTGCTGGCCGCCCTGGCGCGCAATGCCGGGGGCAACAAGCCGATCCGCCGCGTGGAATGCACCTTTTACGGCAACCTGCGCGTATTCCGCAAATGGTTCACGGCCCCGATCCTGGAAGGGCTGCTGCCGCACGCGGAAAAGGGCCTGATGCCCGCCGCGGCGGAGGAATCCCTGCGGGAGCACGGCATCGTCTTCAAAGCCCGCGAACCTAAGGACGACAAGCCGTATGAAGACTCCATCACCCTGGACATCGCCATGGAGGAAGACGGGGAATACGTCTCCACCAGCGTGCGCGGCGTGGTGACGGAAGGCATTCCCATGGTTTCCCGCCTGAACAACTTCAACGGCCTGTATGCGGACCTTCGCGGCACGACGCTGTTCCTGCATTACAAGGACCGTCCGGGCATCATCGCCACCATCGGTTCCGCCCTGTATTCCAACGGCATCAACATTGACAACATTGCCGCTCCGGCTGACCACGCGACTCATGAAGCCCTGGCCGTGCTGAAGACCAACCAGCCCATTTCCGACGAACTGCTGGACAAGATTGCGGGAGAGATAGGCGCTATTTCCGCCTTCGCCCTGAATCTTTAA
- the rho gene encoding transcription termination factor Rho encodes MSDTPPDLTPEQVSPEPSPKKRVVRRTKSAAETPSEPQAAVELSVSGPDASPAPRKRTARKKVPEMAGEGMGETPEPKKKTVRKSSAEIPAPEGTEEAPAKPRRGRPRKKPVEEAPETDGAHEAPVTEAPVKPVRRRSTKVVAPEGDTPGGARAEAVVPMVPAEPGAAPAESAPEQPGEGRPKVIRQRFVRKPRVQEGGEDANGSAPSIKVVQEGAADLSADAARETYRGNDPQRQRFDRQNRRNNNNNDRFNKNRNNRQDSRNGRNGNDRVKNRWNNNHQEGTAPQNNAPRELGPPEPVDGLLEITNKGFGFLRKQDNDFDAFAEAVYVPQDMIRKFGLRPAVWVHGQACRHDRGILLTEITAINGDAPEKARKNPHFEELKAVNPNKRISFETRPERYTTRTLDLIAPIGRGQRGLIVSPPRAGKTTLLQHMAEAILENYKDSIHLMVLLVDERPEEVTEFKRSLPGAEVYASSNDGRVRDHCRMAELCIERAKRLVEAGQHVFLLMDSITRLARAYNNADKGSGRTMSGGIDARALEMPRRLFAAARNTRQAGSLTIIATALVETNSRMDDLIFQEFKGTGNMELVLNRRIAEQYIFPAVDILKSGTRREELIMPEAWLYKMNLIRRALAGHKPVEAMERFLFFLNKYPGNAQMLLDLKQKV; translated from the coding sequence ATGTCTGATACTCCCCCAGATTTGACTCCGGAGCAGGTTTCTCCGGAGCCTTCGCCCAAAAAACGTGTTGTCCGCAGAACCAAGTCTGCGGCGGAAACTCCTTCGGAGCCCCAGGCCGCCGTTGAGCTTTCCGTGTCCGGACCGGATGCTTCCCCCGCCCCCCGCAAGAGGACGGCAAGGAAAAAGGTTCCGGAAATGGCAGGTGAAGGAATGGGGGAAACGCCTGAGCCCAAAAAGAAGACTGTCCGCAAAAGCAGTGCTGAAATTCCGGCTCCGGAAGGTACGGAAGAAGCCCCGGCCAAGCCGCGGCGCGGACGTCCCCGCAAGAAGCCCGTGGAGGAAGCGCCGGAAACGGACGGCGCCCATGAGGCGCCCGTAACGGAGGCTCCCGTCAAGCCTGTCCGCAGGCGTTCCACCAAGGTTGTCGCGCCTGAGGGCGATACACCGGGGGGCGCCAGGGCAGAGGCCGTTGTTCCCATGGTTCCTGCGGAACCGGGCGCCGCTCCTGCGGAGTCCGCTCCGGAACAGCCCGGGGAGGGCAGGCCGAAGGTGATCCGCCAGAGGTTTGTAAGAAAACCGCGCGTACAGGAAGGGGGGGAGGATGCGAATGGCTCTGCCCCGTCCATCAAGGTGGTGCAGGAAGGCGCGGCGGATTTATCCGCGGATGCCGCCCGTGAAACCTACCGGGGCAACGACCCGCAGAGACAGCGTTTTGACAGGCAGAACCGCCGCAATAACAATAATAACGACCGTTTCAACAAGAACCGGAACAACCGCCAGGACAGCCGCAATGGCAGGAACGGCAATGACCGGGTCAAGAACCGCTGGAACAATAACCATCAGGAGGGCACCGCCCCCCAGAATAACGCTCCCCGTGAACTGGGACCGCCGGAGCCCGTGGACGGGCTCCTGGAAATCACGAATAAAGGGTTTGGTTTTTTAAGGAAGCAGGATAATGATTTTGACGCCTTTGCGGAAGCCGTTTACGTTCCGCAGGACATGATCCGCAAATTCGGCCTGCGTCCCGCCGTGTGGGTGCATGGGCAGGCCTGCCGCCATGACCGCGGCATTCTGCTGACGGAGATCACTGCCATTAACGGGGACGCTCCGGAGAAGGCGCGCAAAAATCCGCATTTTGAAGAGCTCAAGGCGGTCAATCCGAACAAGCGCATTTCCTTTGAAACCCGTCCGGAACGTTATACTACGCGCACGCTGGACCTGATTGCTCCCATCGGGCGCGGTCAGCGCGGCCTGATCGTTTCTCCTCCGCGTGCAGGCAAAACCACATTGTTGCAGCACATGGCGGAAGCCATTCTGGAGAATTACAAGGATTCCATTCACCTGATGGTGCTGCTGGTGGACGAACGTCCGGAAGAAGTGACGGAATTCAAGCGTTCCCTGCCCGGTGCGGAGGTGTACGCCTCTTCCAATGACGGAAGGGTGCGCGACCACTGCCGCATGGCGGAACTCTGCATTGAGCGCGCCAAGCGGCTGGTGGAAGCCGGCCAGCATGTTTTCCTGCTGATGGACTCCATCACGCGCCTTGCCCGTGCCTATAATAACGCGGACAAGGGGAGCGGACGCACCATGTCCGGCGGTATTGACGCCCGTGCTCTGGAAATGCCCCGCCGCCTTTTTGCCGCCGCACGCAATACGCGCCAGGCCGGTTCCCTTACCATTATCGCCACGGCTCTGGTGGAAACCAACAGCCGCATGGATGACCTGATTTTCCAGGAGTTCAAGGGAACGGGCAACATGGAGCTGGTGCTGAACCGCCGCATTGCGGAACAGTACATCTTCCCTGCCGTGGATATCCTGAAATCCGGGACGCGCCGGGAAGAGCTGATTATGCCGGAGGCATGGCTGTACAAGATGAACCTGATCCGCCGCGCCCTGGCAGGGCACAAGCCTGTGGAAGCCATGGAACGCTTCCTGTTCTTCCTGAACAAGTACCCCGGCAACGCGCAGATGCTGCTGGACCTGAAACAGAAGGTGTAA
- a CDS encoding RHS repeat-associated core domain-containing protein translates to MNNHTLFMAEEGEESLPPFINILENGEPEDGFEENGTDGPAKVAIAQNPDDSEHRWDGYLKIDESANYYFRVDADDTGSITIDDKGFTVSTGGGSLSTQQKSVYLERGYHRCHIQHNSIAYEPVENSYEGFVALTSRYEIPEGKYVKYHTDKSKLAEGDGIQLVKLYHKKKKAKCPCEDGDSSGGSCPESGSVELTISFGRGGVIAGVPSGRLKLHEEVLEEASFTRQAFSYEHVSMRHVKEATAQRVVVITENGDSRYYRWNEQEQNFQRSGTGQIHPELLRMLDAQGQSYTGDIAGAYYLEEVTDLEEAYRYLAETKTLESYKTDTGIRIPIKDMGIEVIRDSDGSIQQVYNTVDGLLHLSDYSARRVLIQWYPASAVGGKDPETGLYSITGEMRKQWNMGALPEEADLPEVPRHFELLEQRDGSPGAPVYRSFWTWIPANPAEQNFEDHWEFTRGEGSNSVTSTKLVEEISANVTKETTLSMDAEGNILSREVEVNNTYAFGDCVTRREYGVDPDVRVTEYEYCLDRSSSQYGRMIRMKDPRGLVSEYEYDAKGREIRSSRPWVGGGFKVQETTWSDSAFNDWRPIMETEKIVAEDGTETVLNTTTYAYEETGLIKRETVTRTGLNCPHAVMSVTEWYGGDEKNVYARGRMKLVQQEDGVQTAYGYEETSEYGAAYKCVATQMVANEIVPGKSTRDITWYTGADRMVARETQAHTGENFESLGVEQYQLDETGKVVLTLHADGRSSSTIWDCCGNPLEEIDINGVSTRYEYDAGRRLIRQIQEPTPVLEDYNAPCPTLTKPLVTTEYIRDAAGRVVEQITITGDPEDKECQRKSVLTTYDSLGRTLSSSDPLGCVTRYSYSPDGLVASVTTSMGATRITTCHPDGSLLSETGTGQQNRYYFYELTAQGIKTTVRVDAMDGPVLSESIEDGWGRIVSSAVPSGNGAMVVTETLYNEHGRIARKKETGSAPVFTEYDVLGNITRQYVKLSDAEAADPLRDRIQETEEGYVHEFNLPVPCAAGAVYYQTVETVYNAQGQPLVTEHKKLVSAMRAVAPGEPLLTEHTVTKDVRGNVSESWTLDNAGNLVSWSRTPGCVQDARTISVDGELLQSMGHDGVKTCYAHRYLPEGDLVQVIDGRGNVSATQSNLKGQTVANRDAVENVTVHQYDTVTGLLIKTVRPDGTFSEYAYDVRGRKTAQYGTGEQPVLFEYDEADRMTALTTFRIPGTVVTDNPSDRVDGDRTEWTYDPASSLLLKKTYADGSHEDYTYDDLGQLILTTKPDGMTVARSYVPLTGELAAVTYGDNTEDIAYAYNHLGQVTNVTDALGTRIFSYNRYGEKETENTSGLYASVVTWKRDDLGRSSGHALSYHGVPVQDITLAYDDEGRLHTALPDTEEVPFTWDYDPASGLLSSLDYPNPLKKLIMWDEHRNLVTKLDYWRPNSTNSPVKHEYDYDLLGRIVQKRDYWNTPNPGRCHSYTYNDRGELTGDRMVPGASLAYAYDNIGNRENVADQGQKTYQSNILNQYTNITQGEVSFVPKYDMNGNQDVLKTSTGEWTVTYNAENRPVNFTHRDGQTSVVCVYDYMGRRVEKAVYDNGALQKKLRYVYNGYLQIAELDATRSMEEEPPSLTKTYFWDPSETVATRVLSMGLWNEDGSYKETIYLTHDTQKNVTAAFGILGGRRALWEYGPYGNIINSSGDIDEINPFLYSSEYYEKELGLVYYNFRYLNPLDGRWMSRDLANEDGGYNLYNYLNNTNYFFDILGMIDPTMIGTIIDKVVPTIIDTIIVWKERWNAVWFFTVKEVGNFNEAPLPILFLDKYIRGENSDYELQAWMFPRYIKPKGSLTTSNEFKKELEEKCSKATSGKIVEYQNNYLVNFKDRGHSTGGLGNFNLKCGTKVCCESRDKWYASGEATMEPDAWDFNVEFSDVVGEALDLFAAKIRGEVGLLHGRELRTWLGSHIPGKPFNVTAPSVKLKFEEKSVLPLMKFL, encoded by the coding sequence ATGAACAATCATACTCTTTTTATGGCGGAGGAAGGTGAAGAATCATTGCCTCCGTTCATCAACATTCTGGAAAATGGGGAACCGGAAGATGGTTTTGAAGAAAATGGAACGGATGGCCCGGCAAAAGTGGCTATTGCTCAAAATCCAGATGATAGTGAACATCGTTGGGATGGATATTTGAAAATCGACGAATCAGCCAATTATTATTTTCGTGTAGATGCAGATGATACCGGCTCCATCACGATTGATGACAAAGGTTTCACTGTCAGTACCGGAGGTGGTTCTTTAAGTACTCAGCAAAAGTCCGTTTATCTGGAACGTGGCTATCATCGTTGCCATATTCAGCATAATAGCATTGCGTATGAACCGGTAGAAAACTCCTACGAAGGATTCGTGGCTTTGACAAGCAGGTATGAAATCCCTGAAGGAAAATACGTTAAATATCATACTGATAAATCCAAACTTGCAGAAGGCGATGGGATACAACTGGTCAAATTGTACCATAAAAAGAAAAAAGCAAAATGTCCGTGTGAAGATGGAGATTCCAGTGGCGGTTCTTGTCCCGAATCCGGAAGTGTCGAATTGACAATCAGTTTTGGTCGCGGCGGCGTTATTGCAGGCGTTCCTTCAGGACGCCTCAAACTGCATGAGGAAGTTTTGGAGGAAGCGTCCTTTACCAGGCAAGCATTTTCCTATGAACACGTTTCCATGCGCCATGTGAAGGAAGCCACGGCTCAACGAGTAGTTGTGATAACGGAAAATGGAGATAGCCGCTATTACCGATGGAATGAACAGGAGCAGAATTTTCAACGTTCCGGAACAGGGCAGATTCATCCAGAGTTGTTACGCATGCTGGATGCCCAGGGACAGTCTTACACCGGTGATATTGCGGGAGCTTACTATCTGGAAGAAGTGACTGATTTGGAAGAAGCCTATCGTTACTTGGCAGAGACAAAAACTCTGGAAAGCTACAAGACTGATACCGGAATTCGTATTCCAATAAAAGATATGGGAATAGAAGTTATCCGTGATTCGGATGGTTCCATCCAGCAAGTTTATAATACGGTGGATGGTTTGCTTCATTTATCGGATTATTCGGCCCGGCGTGTATTGATCCAATGGTATCCTGCATCTGCCGTAGGGGGAAAGGATCCGGAGACAGGGTTATATTCCATAACAGGAGAAATGCGAAAGCAATGGAACATGGGGGCTTTGCCGGAAGAGGCGGATTTGCCGGAAGTTCCCCGTCATTTTGAGCTGCTTGAACAGAGGGATGGTTCTCCTGGAGCACCCGTTTATCGCAGCTTCTGGACTTGGATACCGGCAAATCCTGCGGAACAAAATTTTGAAGATCATTGGGAATTCACACGGGGAGAAGGCAGCAATTCTGTTACCTCTACCAAACTGGTGGAGGAAATCAGCGCCAATGTTACTAAAGAAACAACCCTTTCTATGGATGCGGAAGGCAATATTCTTTCTCGTGAGGTGGAAGTAAATAACACTTATGCCTTTGGGGATTGTGTGACACGCCGTGAATATGGTGTGGACCCAGACGTGCGGGTTACCGAATATGAGTATTGTCTGGATCGTTCCTCTTCCCAATATGGCCGCATGATTCGCATGAAGGATCCACGGGGATTGGTCAGCGAGTACGAATACGATGCCAAGGGCCGTGAAATTCGTTCATCACGTCCGTGGGTAGGAGGCGGTTTTAAGGTACAGGAAACCACTTGGTCAGACAGCGCTTTTAATGATTGGCGCCCCATAATGGAAACGGAAAAAATTGTGGCGGAAGATGGAACGGAAACCGTGCTTAATACCACCACCTATGCTTATGAGGAAACAGGACTTATCAAACGGGAGACTGTTACCCGTACCGGTCTTAACTGTCCGCATGCCGTTATGAGTGTCACGGAATGGTATGGAGGAGATGAAAAAAATGTTTATGCCCGGGGGCGTATGAAATTGGTCCAACAGGAGGACGGTGTTCAGACTGCTTATGGCTACGAGGAGACGTCGGAATATGGTGCTGCCTATAAATGCGTGGCTACCCAAATGGTGGCGAATGAAATTGTTCCTGGCAAATCCACGCGGGACATTACTTGGTACACTGGAGCCGATCGCATGGTTGCCCGTGAAACTCAAGCCCATACCGGAGAGAATTTTGAATCTTTGGGGGTGGAGCAATACCAGCTGGATGAAACAGGAAAAGTGGTTCTGACGCTCCATGCCGATGGTAGAAGCAGTTCCACTATCTGGGATTGCTGCGGGAACCCTTTGGAAGAAATCGATATCAATGGAGTTTCCACGCGGTATGAATATGATGCTGGGCGCCGCCTGATCCGGCAAATACAGGAACCTACCCCTGTTCTGGAAGATTACAATGCGCCTTGTCCTACGTTGACAAAACCTCTCGTTACTACCGAGTATATTCGCGATGCCGCAGGACGTGTGGTGGAGCAAATTACTATTACGGGGGATCCGGAAGACAAGGAATGCCAGCGTAAAAGTGTCCTGACTACTTATGACAGTTTGGGAAGGACCTTGTCTTCCAGTGATCCTCTGGGGTGTGTGACGCGCTATTCCTATTCCCCGGATGGCTTGGTCGCTTCCGTAACTACATCGATGGGAGCAACCCGTATCACGACATGCCATCCGGACGGTTCCCTCTTATCTGAGACGGGAACTGGGCAGCAGAATCGGTATTATTTCTATGAATTGACGGCGCAGGGAATTAAGACTACGGTCCGTGTGGATGCCATGGATGGCCCGGTTCTTTCGGAAAGCATTGAAGATGGTTGGGGACGCATAGTTTCCAGTGCTGTACCCTCAGGCAATGGGGCCATGGTTGTTACAGAAACACTTTATAATGAGCATGGGCGAATTGCCCGGAAGAAAGAAACGGGAAGCGCCCCGGTTTTTACGGAATATGACGTTCTGGGGAATATAACGCGCCAATACGTCAAGCTTTCGGATGCGGAGGCAGCCGATCCTTTGCGTGACCGGATTCAGGAAACGGAAGAGGGATATGTTCATGAATTTAATCTTCCTGTACCTTGCGCGGCCGGGGCCGTATATTACCAAACAGTGGAAACTGTCTATAATGCACAGGGCCAACCTTTGGTGACGGAACATAAGAAGCTTGTATCCGCCATGCGGGCAGTTGCTCCCGGAGAGCCATTGCTGACGGAACATACGGTTACCAAGGATGTACGGGGAAATGTTTCAGAAAGCTGGACGCTGGATAACGCCGGAAACCTTGTTTCATGGAGCAGAACTCCCGGCTGTGTGCAGGATGCCCGAACCATTTCCGTAGATGGCGAACTTTTGCAAAGCATGGGTCATGACGGAGTGAAAACATGTTATGCCCATCGCTATCTCCCGGAAGGCGATCTTGTGCAAGTGATTGATGGGCGCGGCAATGTTTCCGCAACGCAGAGCAATTTGAAAGGCCAGACTGTAGCCAATCGGGATGCTGTTGAAAACGTTACCGTTCATCAATACGATACAGTGACAGGTCTTCTGATCAAAACGGTCCGACCGGATGGCACGTTCAGCGAGTATGCTTATGATGTGCGGGGGCGTAAGACGGCACAATACGGCACGGGGGAACAGCCCGTTTTATTTGAATACGATGAAGCGGACCGGATGACAGCATTGACAACCTTCCGTATTCCTGGAACTGTCGTTACAGACAATCCGTCAGACCGTGTGGATGGTGACCGAACGGAGTGGACTTATGATCCAGCTTCCAGCTTGCTCCTGAAAAAGACTTATGCCGATGGCTCTCACGAGGATTATACTTATGATGATTTGGGTCAATTGATTTTGACAACAAAACCTGATGGCATGACGGTTGCCCGCTCCTATGTACCGTTAACGGGTGAACTTGCTGCCGTTACATACGGGGATAATACAGAGGATATTGCCTATGCCTATAACCATTTAGGACAGGTGACCAATGTAACGGATGCCTTGGGGACACGTATTTTTTCCTACAACCGGTATGGTGAAAAGGAGACCGAAAATACGTCTGGGCTTTATGCCTCCGTTGTCACGTGGAAGCGTGATGACTTGGGGCGTTCTTCCGGGCATGCCCTGTCTTATCATGGAGTTCCGGTTCAGGATATCACGCTGGCCTATGACGATGAAGGGCGCCTCCATACTGCGTTGCCTGACACGGAAGAAGTTCCTTTCACCTGGGACTATGATCCAGCTAGTGGTTTGCTGTCTTCCCTGGACTACCCCAATCCTCTCAAGAAACTTATTATGTGGGATGAGCATCGGAATCTGGTGACCAAACTGGACTATTGGCGCCCTAACAGCACCAATTCTCCGGTTAAGCATGAATATGATTATGATCTATTGGGAAGGATCGTTCAAAAGCGTGATTATTGGAATACGCCTAATCCGGGAAGGTGCCATTCTTACACCTATAATGACCGGGGAGAACTGACCGGAGATAGGATGGTTCCCGGAGCCTCTCTTGCTTATGCTTACGATAACATCGGCAATCGGGAAAATGTGGCGGATCAGGGACAGAAAACTTATCAGAGCAATATTCTCAACCAATATACGAATATCACCCAGGGGGAGGTGTCTTTCGTGCCCAAGTATGATATGAATGGAAACCAGGACGTTTTAAAAACTTCCACAGGAGAATGGACAGTCACTTATAACGCGGAAAATCGTCCTGTAAACTTTACCCATCGGGATGGCCAAACCTCTGTAGTGTGCGTTTATGATTATATGGGACGCCGAGTAGAAAAAGCCGTCTACGACAATGGAGCACTGCAGAAGAAATTGCGATATGTCTATAATGGTTATCTGCAGATCGCGGAGTTGGATGCAACACGGAGTATGGAAGAAGAGCCTCCTTCGTTGACCAAAACGTATTTCTGGGATCCTTCTGAAACTGTAGCTACTCGTGTATTAAGCATGGGATTATGGAATGAGGATGGAAGCTATAAGGAGACCATTTATTTGACCCATGACACGCAGAAAAATGTAACTGCGGCTTTTGGCATTCTGGGTGGACGCCGTGCGTTATGGGAATATGGTCCGTATGGTAATATCATTAATAGTTCTGGGGATATAGATGAAATTAATCCTTTTTTATATTCTAGCGAGTATTATGAAAAAGAATTAGGATTAGTTTACTATAATTTCCGATATTTGAATCCCTTGGATGGAAGATGGATGAGTAGAGATTTGGCTAATGAAGATGGAGGATATAATTTATATAATTATCTGAATAATACAAATTATTTTTTTGATATATTAGGAATGATTGATCCTACGATGATTGGAACAATAATAGATAAAGTAGTACCTACTATAATTGATACAATTATAGTATGGAAAGAGAGATGGAATGCGGTTTGGTTTTTTACGGTAAAAGAGGTTGGAAATTTTAATGAAGCTCCTTTGCCAATTTTATTCTTAGATAAATATATCAGAGGAGAAAATTCTGATTATGAACTTCAAGCTTGGATGTTTCCTCGATACATAAAACCTAAAGGATCTTTGACAACTAGTAATGAATTTAAAAAAGAATTGGAGGAAAAGTGTTCAAAAGCAACTTCTGGGAAAATAGTAGAGTACCAAAATAATTACTTAGTTAATTTTAAAGATAGAGGGCATTCTACAGGAGGGTTAGGGAATTTTAATCTAAAATGTGGCACAAAAGTTTGTTGCGAATCTCGTGATAAGTGGTATGCTTCGGGAGAAGCTACCATGGAGCCGGACGCATGGGATTTTAATGTTGAATTTAGTGATGTTGTCGGGGAAGCTCTAGATTTGTTTGCCGCTAAGATTAGAGGAGAAGTAGGGTTATTGCATGGAAGAGAGTTGCGTACTTGGTTAGGTTCTCATATACCGGGTAAACCATTCAATGTAACAGCCCCATCGGTAAAATTAAAATTTGAAGAGAAATCTGTACTTCCATTAATGAAATTTTTGTAA
- a CDS encoding YebC/PmpR family DNA-binding transcriptional regulator: MSGHNKWSKIKYVKAKEDAKKGKVFARFAHEIMLAAKSGGGDPDLNPRLRAAIDGAKAVSTPKENIERAIKKGTGELGGATIQEITYEGYGPAGTAFLVEVATDNTNRSASELRTLFTKNGGSIGTPGSVAYQFERKGEARIMAEGLTEDSAMDLALECGADDVEQGDTDNEWVFVTDPTELNNVCAALREAGHTVISMKLISVAQNISVINDLDTAKAAMRLYEALDDYDDALNVFSNFDVAEEILEQLD, translated from the coding sequence ATGTCAGGACATAATAAATGGTCTAAGATCAAGTACGTTAAGGCTAAGGAAGATGCCAAGAAGGGCAAGGTGTTTGCCCGCTTTGCCCATGAAATCATGCTGGCCGCCAAGAGCGGCGGTGGAGATCCTGATCTGAACCCGCGTTTGCGCGCCGCCATTGACGGGGCCAAGGCCGTGTCCACTCCCAAGGAGAATATTGAACGCGCCATCAAAAAGGGAACCGGGGAATTGGGCGGCGCCACCATTCAGGAGATTACCTATGAGGGCTACGGTCCGGCGGGTACGGCTTTCCTGGTTGAAGTGGCTACGGACAACACGAACCGTTCCGCTTCCGAGCTCCGGACTCTTTTCACCAAGAACGGGGGGAGCATCGGCACGCCCGGTTCCGTTGCCTACCAGTTTGAACGCAAGGGAGAAGCCCGCATCATGGCGGAAGGCCTGACGGAGGATTCCGCCATGGATCTGGCGCTGGAATGCGGCGCGGACGATGTGGAGCAGGGGGATACCGATAACGAATGGGTGTTTGTAACGGACCCGACGGAACTGAACAATGTATGTGCCGCCCTGCGCGAGGCTGGCCATACGGTGATCTCCATGAAGCTGATTTCCGTAGCGCAGAACATTTCCGTGATTAATGATCTGGATACGGCAAAAGCCGCCATGCGCCTGTATGAAGCGCTGGACGATTACGACGACGCGCTGAATGTCTTCTCCAATTTCGACGTGGCGGAAGAAATCCTCGAACAGCTTGACTAA